CGGTTCATCTTCACCTGGACCATCTCGATCGTGGTCGAAGCCTCGAGGGGGCTCAGGTCTACATGCCTTTTCTTGTCCTCCGGCCATACCCGGTCGAGGGTGTGCATCACTGCGTTCCGGAGCATGCCGCGGATCGGGGCGGTCTCGGGGCCGTAATTGTCCAGAACGCGGTCGAGCACAATCACCTTTGCGCCGTACTGGGTAAAGCCGTTGTTCATGGTATCGAGGGTCCCCTTCGATGTGTTGATCAGCAGACCGAGGCTGATGGCAGCGAGCGTCCCAACCAGCCCCGACCCCAATCTCAGGATTTCCTTCGTCTCCTCGCTGGCATGATGAGCCGGAAGCACCCACCGGATCCCCATTCCGAGCAGGCCGCCGGCAAAGATGGCCCCAAACGCGACAACAGCAATGGTGATCGAGCTCATGTTCACCTCTCAGCGAACGTCCGTAAGGGCCCGCGCATCGGTTGGAACTATTTCGACTCCGACCTTGCACCTCACTTGCTAAACAGCTGCTGAACCCGCCGTGCCAGCCTCACAATGGGGGGCCAGTCGTAATTTCCTATGTCCTGGCCGTGGGCAAGATTGTTGCGCAGTGATTCCAGCTCCTTCAACGCCCTCTTCGCCATGCTGCTGGACGGGAAACCGAGCGCTGCGGCAAAGCCGGGCTCGTTGATGATGACGCGCAGTTTGTCGGAGAACTGCAGGCAGTCAAGGAGGTCTGCACTGTAGCCGCGTCGTCTGCGCTCCGCCTGCAGCTGTTCGGCCTTGTCTAGTCGCGCTGCGCTGAGGAGTGGGACCCAGCTTCCGTCACCCCATCTGCACCGGATCTCGTCCACCACTATCATCTCGATGAGGATGATGATGCCAAAGAGCCACATCCTCACCACCGGTTTCTCAATGTCCCGGCGGCTGATCACGCCGATGACCGTATCCTCCAAGGTGACAAAGCAGTAGGTGAAGAGGGTGAGTATATGGATCACGTCGCCCAGGGAGGTTTCCAGCCCTGCTCGCTGCCGTGGATCGATGGGTCGCACCTTCTTTGCGTCCGGAACCGAGCACGGATCTGCCTCCAGATATCCCGTCACCTCACCCTTGCTGCGGATGCCAACGATCTGAAGGTGCGGCGCGGATTGCAGCACTGACTGAAGCTCCTTCAGCGATGTGTCATCAAAGGAGAAGAGCGGTTCTAAAATATCCTGCGCTGTGAAGGTTTGCGTGAAGAGGCGGATGCCATGCCTGCCGGAAAGCATGCCGGCGGGAAATGTGTCGTCGGCCGTGGCGTCTTTCTCCAGGGGAGCTAGTTTCCCGGCGGACTCCGCCATCCTTTTCAGCGCCTTGCTGTACAACCTCGCATCTCCCTCGTGGAGAACCTCCATGAGCGCCCGCATCTCCTCGAGATAGACACGGCCGAACCTGGGATCGTGACGGCAGATGTCCTCGCAGTTGTCCATGATATCGGCGAGCTTGATGGTTTTTGCGCGGGGAGATGCCATGGCAATGTGCTGACGGTCGAGAAGCTTGCGGGCAGCACGGTTACCGTCGCCGGGCCTGCTGATATCGGTCAGCTCCTTCACGAGATTCATGACATCGGCGCCGAATTCGCGCTCCAGATCTTCGAAGGTCGCCGGCGTATCCTCCACCGTATCGTGGAGCCAAGAGGCGGCTATCATTGCCGTATCGGTGGTTACCGAGCTGACCAGTTGCGCAACTCCCCGCAGGTGTACATCGTACGGCTGCAGGGTGTATTTGCGGAGCTGACCGATCCTGGCGTAGGCAGACGTAGCGTACTGCCTTGCTTTTTCTATCAGATCTTCCAAGACGAGACTCCCGGGGGGGATGATACAGCCCGCTCGAAGGGTTGAGCAATCTGTCCGGTCTCCAGTCACTGTTCCGGACTTTTCGTCTGGGTGGTGAGACAACGGGTGTTACCGGCGATCCGGCACCGCAAGTCTGACTGTTGCGGACATGGTTTCGGCAGTGGAAGGCCCCTCTAATTGTACCCGAGTGCGCGT
The DNA window shown above is from Geomonas sp. RF6 and carries:
- a CDS encoding bestrophin-like domain codes for the protein MSSITIAVVAFGAIFAGGLLGMGIRWVLPAHHASEETKEILRLGSGLVGTLAAISLGLLINTSKGTLDTMNNGFTQYGAKVIVLDRVLDNYGPETAPIRGMLRNAVMHTLDRVWPEDKKRHVDLSPLEASTTIEMVQVKMNRLSPVNDNQRQLKSQAIQIAADLAQSRWIMIEQTQQTLPPFFLTLLLFWLTTLFAGFGLLSPRNGTAVAVLFVAALSLAGAIFFITEMSTPITGIIKVSRAPLEKALHHLGR
- a CDS encoding HD domain-containing protein, translating into MEDLIEKARQYATSAYARIGQLRKYTLQPYDVHLRGVAQLVSSVTTDTAMIAASWLHDTVEDTPATFEDLEREFGADVMNLVKELTDISRPGDGNRAARKLLDRQHIAMASPRAKTIKLADIMDNCEDICRHDPRFGRVYLEEMRALMEVLHEGDARLYSKALKRMAESAGKLAPLEKDATADDTFPAGMLSGRHGIRLFTQTFTAQDILEPLFSFDDTSLKELQSVLQSAPHLQIVGIRSKGEVTGYLEADPCSVPDAKKVRPIDPRQRAGLETSLGDVIHILTLFTYCFVTLEDTVIGVISRRDIEKPVVRMWLFGIIILIEMIVVDEIRCRWGDGSWVPLLSAARLDKAEQLQAERRRRGYSADLLDCLQFSDKLRVIINEPGFAAALGFPSSSMAKRALKELESLRNNLAHGQDIGNYDWPPIVRLARRVQQLFSK